The Polaribacter sp. Q13 sequence AGAGAAGCGATGAAAAGTAGTTGGAATATTTGCATAACCTGTATTAGATCCGTGGATAAATTTGTATTGGGAGGTGGATATAAAGATAAATAAGGCTATAACTTTTTTTAAATTAACAGGATAAAGGAAAGTTAGAAGGATGTATGCAATAAGAATCAAATTCTTTGGCTTTTTCTTTTCAAAAAATAAACATATCTTGCAAAGTATTATGCATGCATAGTAAATTTAATTCCAAGATTATGAAATATAAGCACATTTTTGAACCATTAGATTTAGGATTCACAACTTTAAAAAATAGAATTCTAATGGGTTCTATGCATACCGGTTTAGAAGAAGAAAAAAATGGTGTAGAAAGAATTGCGGCGTATTATGCAGAAAGAGCAAAAGGCGGAGTTGGATTAATTGTTACAGGAGGAATAGCACCCAACATACAAGGTTGGACAGCGCCTTTTTCTGCAAGAATGTCAACTAAAAAGCATGCGAAAGAACATCAGAAAATAACAGCAGCTGTTCATAAAGAAGGAGGAAAGATTTGTATGCAAATATTACATGCAGGCCGTTATGGTTATCATCCTTTTAGTGTTGCTCCATCAAAAATAAAATCACCAATAACACCATTTAAACCTTTTAAATTAACACAATCGGGAATTAATAGAACCATTAGAGATTTTGTAAACTCAGCAAAACTAGCAAAAGTTGCAGGTTATGATGGTGTTGAAATTATGGGGTCGGAAGGGTATTTAATTAATCAATTTATTGTAAAAAAAACTAATAAAAGAACTGATAATTATGGAGGAGATTATGAAAATAGAATGCGTTTGCCAATTGAATTGGTAAAACAAACAAGAGAAGCTGTTGGTAAAGAGTTTATTATTATCTACAGATTATCAATGTTAGATTTGGTAGAAAACGGAAGTTCTTGGGAAGAAGTGGTACTATTAGGAAAAGAGATAGAAAAATCAGGAGCAACCATTATTAATACAGGTATTGGTTGGCATGAAGCTAGAATACCAACCATTGCAACCTCAGTGCCTAGAGCCGCATTTACGTGGGTTACTAAAAAAATGAAAGAAGAATTAACGATTCCTTTAATCACTTCTAACCGAATAAATATGCCAGAAACGGCAGAAAAAATATTGGCAGAAGGAGATGCAGATATGATTTCTATGGCACGTCCTTTTTTAGCTGATCCAGAATGGGTAAATAAGGCAGAAGTAGATAAAAGTGATGAAATAAATACGTGTATTGGTTGTAATCAGGCTTGTTTAGATCATGTATTTCAACAGAAAGTAGCAAGTTGTTTGGTAAATCCTAGAGCCTGTCATGAAACAAAATTGAATTATTATGAAACTGTATTCAAAAAGAAAATTGCTGTTGTAGGTGCAGGTCCTGCAGGATTAGCAGCGGCTACAATTGCGGCACAAAGAGGGCATGTCGTTACTTTATTTGATGCAGACAAAGAAATTGGTGGGCAGTTTAATATAGCAAAACAAATTCCGGGAAAAGAGGAGTTTTATGAAACGTTGCGTTATTTTAACAAACAAATAGAACTCCATAATGTAACGGTAGTTTTAAATACCAGGGTTTCTGTAGAAGGCTTAAAAGAGTCAGATTTTGATGAAATTGTGATTGCTACGGGAATTAAACCGAGAGAATTAAAAATAGAAGGCATCAATCACTCAAAAGTATTAAGTTATATTGATGTTTTGAAATTGAAAAAACCAGTAGGAAAACGTGTTGCCGTAATTGGAGCAGGTGGAATTGGTTTTGACGTTTCGGAATATTTAACTCATGAAGGAGAAGCTACATCCTTAAATATTGATGCTTGGTTAAAAGAATGGGGAATAGATAAAAGTTTAGAAGCTAGAGCAGGAATTGAAGAAGTGAAACCAGAATTTGAGCCGTCACCAAGAGAAGTCTTTATGTTTAAAAGAAGCAAAGGGAAATTTGGTGGGAATCTAGGTAAAACCACCGGTTGGATTCATAGATCTACGTTAAAGAAAAAGAAAGTCCAATTTATTGGTGAGGTTTCCTACACCAAAATAGATGACGAAGGTTTGCATTATGTTCAGAATGAAGAAGCAAAAATTTTAAAAGTAGACAACATTGTTATTTGTGCGGGGCAAGTTCCTTTTAAAGAATTATATCAACCTTTATTAGATGCGGGTAAAAAGGTACATGTTATTGGAGGCGCAGATTTTGCAAGTGAATTAGATGCAAAGAGAGCTATCAATCAAGGAGCAGTATTAGCAGCAAACCTTTAAATAAATGTTAAAGTAGATTGAGTAGATCGATTAAAACAAGTTTTTTTCAATATTTGCATATAATTATAATAATTATAATAATTATGAAATATTATTTATGAAAAATCTATTATTAGTTGCGATGTTGTTAGTAAGTGTTCAATTTAGTGCTCAACATTCAGGAGGAAGAAGAGGAGGAGCATCAGGACAGGGACAAGGACAAAGCCCAGAATTGAATCAAACAAAAGAGGTTAAAAAACTGAGTGCAAAAGAAATTGCGGGTATTTTTTATTATGATGTTGATGAGGTGATAAAGAAAGTTAAGATTAAAGGTGATGACAAAAAATATTCAGTAACCAAAGCATTAAGAAATTATAATTTTAAAGTAAAAGAAATTTTATTCTTAAATGCTACCAAATTTACAGACTTAGATCTTTTAATGAACGCAATGTCTAAAGAAAGAGATAGTGAAAGTAGTAAAAACATAAGAGAAAAGGTAAGAGAAGTCACTGGACCTATTAAAGAGAATGTTCATGAACATGAAAAAGAACTCAATGAAATTTTAGAAGGTCTTTTATCAGAAAAACAAAATAAGAAGTGGTTAAAATATCAAAAGAAAAAAGTTGAAAGCCTACAACCTAAAAAACCACAAAATAATAATGAAGGTTCTAGACCAAGCAGAAGTGGCGGAATGAGCAGACAATAAGTTTAAAAAAATCCTATGTTATCATAGGATTTTCTTGTTTTAACAATTATTATAGTACATTTAGAAAAAATTTAAAATTATCTATGAAATCATTCTCTGTTGAAGAAATAACATCACTTGTAAAAGGTGAACAAATTGGAAATTGTAAAGATAGTATTCACGCTCCAGAGCAAATAGAGAATGCTATAAAAGGGAATGTTACTTTTATAGGGAATTCTAAATATGCACGTTTGTGGGAAAACTCAAACGCCAGTATTGCTATTGTGTATGAAGGAATAAAAATACAACCAGAAGAAGGAAAAGCATTTATAAAAGTGAAGAGTCCAGATTTGGCAATGGCCATTTTATTAGAAGCTTTTGAACCAGAATCTCCTTATTTTGAAACAGATATTCATCCAACGGCGGTGATAGATAAAACGGTAAAATTAGGAAAAGGTTGTAAAATAGGAGCCAATTCTTATGTTGGTAAAAATGTAGTATTGGGAGAT is a genomic window containing:
- a CDS encoding FAD-dependent oxidoreductase translates to MMKYKHIFEPLDLGFTTLKNRILMGSMHTGLEEEKNGVERIAAYYAERAKGGVGLIVTGGIAPNIQGWTAPFSARMSTKKHAKEHQKITAAVHKEGGKICMQILHAGRYGYHPFSVAPSKIKSPITPFKPFKLTQSGINRTIRDFVNSAKLAKVAGYDGVEIMGSEGYLINQFIVKKTNKRTDNYGGDYENRMRLPIELVKQTREAVGKEFIIIYRLSMLDLVENGSSWEEVVLLGKEIEKSGATIINTGIGWHEARIPTIATSVPRAAFTWVTKKMKEELTIPLITSNRINMPETAEKILAEGDADMISMARPFLADPEWVNKAEVDKSDEINTCIGCNQACLDHVFQQKVASCLVNPRACHETKLNYYETVFKKKIAVVGAGPAGLAAATIAAQRGHVVTLFDADKEIGGQFNIAKQIPGKEEFYETLRYFNKQIELHNVTVVLNTRVSVEGLKESDFDEIVIATGIKPRELKIEGINHSKVLSYIDVLKLKKPVGKRVAVIGAGGIGFDVSEYLTHEGEATSLNIDAWLKEWGIDKSLEARAGIEEVKPEFEPSPREVFMFKRSKGKFGGNLGKTTGWIHRSTLKKKKVQFIGEVSYTKIDDEGLHYVQNEEAKILKVDNIVICAGQVPFKELYQPLLDAGKKVHVIGGADFASELDAKRAINQGAVLAANL